Proteins encoded by one window of Xyrauchen texanus isolate HMW12.3.18 chromosome 24, RBS_HiC_50CHRs, whole genome shotgun sequence:
- the ftr14l gene encoding tripartite motif-containing protein 16 — protein MSRSSTANQSRNSSLEKPRRSENSGRYSSPRSSSQNSYREVLCDFCLIKKNKAVKSCLTCLTSFCETHLQAHFEYPVLMKHKLVMATGQLREKICAEHDKLLEVFCRSDQACVCVLCIMEEHKKHDIVSAAAERTEKQKELGAKLMASQQKIEAKMKKWQELRQAVASLKHSSQSLLNENERIFAELLRALERRYAEVKEMIRAQETLLVTSAEGHLDRLEEEITLLRKKHNDLEQLSHSDDHIHFLQSWQSLSAPSGYEDLSKVTLAPHHTFDNAKKAISELKVQLEDISKGELNKISSAVKEVQILQTLEPVKREEFLQYSCQLSLDASTAYPSLQLSERNTVVRMSNEPKPYPEHPDRFDYWQQVLCKEGLAGGRYFWEVDWSGTEIDIAVSYKGIQRKGNDSAGSFGGDNKSWSLYCSESKFSFVHNSKSTTLSRPSSSRIGVYLDYAAGTVAFYSMSDTMTLLHKVHTKFTETLYPGFGVWGYGTTVRL, from the exons ATGTCTCGAAGCAGTACTGCAAATCAAAGCCGAAACAGCTCTCTGGAGAAACCCAGAAGATCAGAAAACTCTGGCAGATACAGCAGCCCCAGATCAAGCAGCCAGAACAGCTACAGGGAAGTGCTATGTGATTTTTGTCTGATTAAGAAGAATAAAGCTGTGAAGTCATGTCTGACATGCTTAACTTCATTCTGCGAGACTCATCTCCAGGCCCATTTTGAGTATCCAGTACTTATGAAGCACAAGCTGGTGATGGCAACAGGGCAACTGCGTGAGAAAATCTGTGCAGAACATGATAAACTTTTGGAGGTTTTCTGCCGTTCTGACcaagcatgtgtttgtgtattgtgTATCATGGAGGAGcacaaaaaacatgatattgtTTCAGCTGCGGCTGAAAGGACAGAAAAGCAG AAAGAGCTTGGGGCTAAACTGATGGCTTCACAGCAGAAAATTGAGGCAAAGATGAAGAAATGGCAAGAACTTAGGCAGGCAGTGGCATCTCTAAAA CATTCTTCTCAGAGCTTGCTGAATGAAAATGAGCGTATTTTCGCTGAACTGCTCCGGGCACTTGAGAGGAGATATGCAGAAGTTAAGGAGATGATCCGAGCGCAGGAAACCCTTCTGGTGACAAGTGCAGAGGGACACCTGGACAGACTGGAGGAGGAGATCACACTGCTGAGAAAGAAACATAATGACCTGGAGCAACTGTCCCACTCTGATGATCATATCCATTTCTTACAG AGCTGGCAGTCTCTCTCTGCTCCTTCTGGATATGAAGACTTGTCCAAAGTGACATTAGCCCCACACCACACTTTTGACAATGCAAAGAAAGCTATCTCTGAACTGAAAGTGCAATTAGAAGACATAAGCAAGGGAGAACTGAACAAAATCTCCTCAGCAG TGAAAGAAGTTCAAATTCTGCAGACTCTGGAACCAGTAAAAAGGGAGGAGTTCTTACAAT ATTCTTGCCAGCTTTCACTGGATGCCTCAACAGCATACCCAAGCCTGCAGCTGTCAGAGAGGAACACAGTGGTGCGGATGAGTAATGAACCAAAGCCATACCCGGAGCACCCTGACCGCTTCGACTACTGGCAGCAGGTGCTGTGTAAGGAAGGTCTGGCTGGTGGTCGTTACTTCTGGGAGGTGGACTGGAGTGGCACAGAAATAGATATAGCTGTGTCTTACAAGGGTATTCAGAGGAAAGGAAATGACAGTGCTGGTAGCTTTGGGGGGGATAACAAGTCTTGGAGTTTATACTGCTCTGAATCCAAGTTCTCCTTTGTACATAACAGCAAAAGCACCACTTTATCTCGCCCCAGTTCCTCCAGAATAGGGGTGTATTTAGACTATGCGGCTggaacagtagcattttacagtaTGTCCGACACCATGACGCTGCTTCACAAGGTTCATACTAAATTCACTGAGACCCTCTACCCTGGGTTTGGAGTCTGGGGATACGGGACAACTGTTCGGCTGTAA
- the tlr4bb gene encoding toll-like receptor 4b, duplicate b isoform X2, with protein sequence MLVLQKESMFLLGSILILLHTGHGQECIKIIKDMDYSCAGRKLTHIPSSLPITVRTLDFSFNFLNPLDNSVFPLLVNLQVLDLTSYDEVWVMTELVENLENSFPPIQLCLHMRDFEAGKSIAANIIEEGIMGSRKVIVVVSQHFIDSTWCRFEFEMAQSWFIMERNANIIIIILEDVQEKKMKKVIGLHKHLKKNTYLKWSRDPLSSMRFWIRLRKAIIATK encoded by the exons ATGCTTGTGTTACAAAAGGAAAGTATGTTTTTGCTTGGATCAATCTTAATTCTCTTGCATACTGGACATGGACAGGAATGCATTAAG ATAATAAAGGACATGGACTACTCATGTGCTGGGAGAAAATTGACCCATATTCCTTCAAGTCTTCCCATCACTGTGAGGACTCTGGATTTCAGTTTTAATTTCTTAAACCCTTTAGATAATTCTGTATTTCCTCTTCTGGTCAATTTACAAGTCTTGGACCTCACAAG TTATGATGAAGTctgggtcatgactgaactgGTGGAAAATCTGGAGAACAGCTTTCCACCTATTCAGCTTTGCCTTCACATGCGGGACTTTGAAGCAGGGAAGTCTATCGCCGCCAACATCATTGAAGAAGGAATTATGGGTAGCCGTAAGGTCATTGTGGTTGTATCTCAACACTTCATTGATAGCACCTGGTGTCGCTTTGAGTTTGAAATGGCCCAGTCCTGGTTTATCATGGAACGCaatgccaacatcatcatcatcattctggAAGATGTGCAAGAGAAGAAAATGAAGAAAGTGATTGGTCTTCATAAGCATCTAAAAAAGAACACATACCTGAAGTGGAGCAGGGACCCTTTGAGTAGCATGAGATTCTGGATTCGGCTCAGGAAAGCTATTATtgccacaaaataa
- the tlr4bb gene encoding toll-like receptor 4b, duplicate b isoform X1, which produces MLVLQKESMFLLGSILILLHTGHGQECIKIIKDMDYSCAGRKLTHIPSSLPITVRTLDFSFNFLNPLDNSVFPLLVNLQVLDLTRCHIHYIDDDTFYNVKNLTTLILSGNPVTHFGSGCFNSLHNLQRLVLVDVGLDSLQLPLNNLTKLQELKVGTNSIQFMTLPSFISTFKNFTLLDLHANNISIIKTDHTVVLREIGRNMTLILSRNPLLHIEPGAFKNIYLKELHIQAAFVSLNAQKGCLQALTGLTVDKLFIGNYRMVMRMKVSNADYLDGLCSFNFNEVYFVQKEWYDSEMHVFRCMVNATKITVKRGYIKSMEYIPFHRLKELYLGPTLLSVIPFISKIPSLEKLMVNNKLPMTFHGISDLPLLRHVDLSGNTLILMGCCSSFFIGTPNIRYLNLSRNSEIGLDTMPFFGLYLLEVLDFHHTKLFLTFHYGIFKGLKNLYYLDISYTSVTFTSYMTFQDLSNLTVLKMAGNYFSRDTLCSLLQNLTSLEVLDISHCGIDEISMISFKGMQKLQHLYLSQNMLMVLDFLVQPDLKQLTSVYVDKNSITSISPNVLQNLPINLSVFDLSSNPIDCSCSQIDFILWIIENQKFLKEPDNIICKTFSPSSDLRATDFDIDSCVHNKRLTVGLVICLLIVVFVISLIVYRFQFHLRYCCILLSGYRSARQQECSYDAFVIFSSYDEVWVMTELVENLENSFPPIQLCLHMRDFEAGKSIAANIIEEGIMGSRKVIVVVSQHFIDSTWCRFEFEMAQSWFIMERNANIIIIILEDVQEKKMKKVIGLHKHLKKNTYLKWSRDPLSSMRFWIRLRKAIIATK; this is translated from the exons ATGCTTGTGTTACAAAAGGAAAGTATGTTTTTGCTTGGATCAATCTTAATTCTCTTGCATACTGGACATGGACAGGAATGCATTAAG ATAATAAAGGACATGGACTACTCATGTGCTGGGAGAAAATTGACCCATATTCCTTCAAGTCTTCCCATCACTGTGAGGACTCTGGATTTCAGTTTTAATTTCTTAAACCCTTTAGATAATTCTGTATTTCCTCTTCTGGTCAATTTACAAGTCTTGGACCTCACAAG ATGTCATATCCATTACATTGATGATGACACTTTCTACAATGTGAAGAATTTGACTACTTTGATTCTCTCTGGAAACCCTGTAACACATTTTGGATCGGGGTGCTTTAATTCTTTACATAATCTACAACGGTTAGTTCTGGTGGATGTTGGTCTTGATTCTTTACAGCTTCCCTTGAATAATCTAACCAAGCTACAGGAACTTAAAGTTGGAACAAACAGCATTCAGTTTATGACTCTTCCTTCATTCATAAGCACCTTCAAAAACTTTACTTTACTTGATCTACATGCCAATAATATATCAATCATAAAAACTGATCACACCGTTGTGTTACGAGAGATAGGTAGAAACATGACTTTAATACTCTCTAGGAATCCATTATTACACATAGAACCAGGagctttcaaaaacatttatctgAAGGAGCTTCACATACAAGCTGCCTTTGTTTCATTGAATGCACAAAAGGGATGTCTACAAGCACTTACTGGTCTCACAGTTGATAAACTGTTCATTGGAAACTACAGAATGGTAATGAGGATGAAAGTGTCAAATGCAGATTATCTTGATGGCCTTTGCTCATTTAATTTCAATGAAGTGTATTTTGTTCAGAAAGAATGGTATGACTCTGAAATGCACGTGTTCCGCTGTATGGTAAATGCAACAAAAATCACAGTGAAAAGAGGATATATCAAAAGCATGGAATATATTCCTTTTCACCGTCTTAAGGAACTTTATTTAGGACCCACATTATTATCTGTCATtccatttatttcaaaaatacCAAGCTTAGAAAAACTGATGGTGAACAATAAGTTACCTATGACATTTCATGGAATCAGTGACTTGCCTCTTCTTCGGCACGTGGATCTGAGTGGAAACACTTTGATTTTAATGGGATGCTGTTCCAGTTTTTTCATAGGCACCCCAAATATTCGTTATCTGAATCTTAGTCGAAACTCAGAGATAGGATTGGATACAATGCCATTTTTTGGACTTTACTTACTTGAGGTGTTGGACTTCCACCATACTAAACTTTTCCTAACTTTTCACTATGGAATTTTTAAAGGCCTGAAGAATTTATATTACTTGGATATTTCCTACACAAGTGTCACTTTCACAAGCTACATGACTTTTCAGGACCTGAGCAATCTGACTGTGCTTAAAATGGCAGGAAACTATTTCAGTAGAGACACTTTATGTTCTCTATTACAAAATCTAACAAGTTTGGAGGTTCTTGACATCTCACACTGTGGCATTGATGAAATCTCCATGATATCATTTAAAGGCATGCAGAAACTCCAGCATTTATATTTAAGTCAAAATATGTTGATGGTTTTGGACTTTTTGGTCCAACCAGATCTCAAACAACTTACATCAGTTTATGTCGATAAAAATAGCATTACTAGCATCTCACCTAATGTTCTCCAAAATTTACCCATAAACCTTTCAGTGTTTGATTTGTCCTCTAACCCCATCGATTGCTCCTGTTCCCAGATAGATTTCATTTTGTGGATTATTGAAAACCAGAAATTTTTGAAGGAACCAGATAACATTATCTGTAAAACATTTTCACCAAGCTCAGATCTGAGGGCAACTGACTTTGACATTGACAGTTGTGTGCACAACAAAAGGCTCACAGTTGGTTTAGTGATATGTCTTCTCATTGTAGTTTTTGTTATATCACTCATAGTTTATAGATTCCAGTTTCATCTAAGATATTGCTGTATACTTCTGAGCGGTTACAGGTCTGCCAGACAACAAGAATGTTCCTATGATGCATTTGTGATTTTCTCCAGTTATGATGAAGTctgggtcatgactgaactgGTGGAAAATCTGGAGAACAGCTTTCCACCTATTCAGCTTTGCCTTCACATGCGGGACTTTGAAGCAGGGAAGTCTATCGCCGCCAACATCATTGAAGAAGGAATTATGGGTAGCCGTAAGGTCATTGTGGTTGTATCTCAACACTTCATTGATAGCACCTGGTGTCGCTTTGAGTTTGAAATGGCCCAGTCCTGGTTTATCATGGAACGCaatgccaacatcatcatcatcattctggAAGATGTGCAAGAGAAGAAAATGAAGAAAGTGATTGGTCTTCATAAGCATCTAAAAAAGAACACATACCTGAAGTGGAGCAGGGACCCTTTGAGTAGCATGAGATTCTGGATTCGGCTCAGGAAAGCTATTATtgccacaaaataa
- the LOC127617935 gene encoding zinc finger protein 883-like, with amino-acid sequence MAESETDCDTPGLDTLGSECVIAHTQVGDLHYGAETEIMTQEDKRLDLEAIHGDLGAVACVDVVTETDHDYIKSEIHHDHHQYFSSAEMKTEHLLGEVLLKTEIGGGEHIVKVESDHGGELTVESENGVIIHEAHGLQCSECGEIFGSMADLHEHFEIHRDIHPYICVHCGESFAIEASLRSHMRIHMKEKSYTTGLEMVGKGVIDAFNLKPHQLMHSPEKPHRCSECGKSFAAAITLREHMKMHSDDKPYKCTQCRKSFVRRRHLKKHQELHAREKPFTCPQCGKGFATASNLKQHQKTHTGEKPHRCTQCGKCFAAATTLREHQRIHSGEKPYKCNQCRKSFVRKRHLKKHQLVHQGGKPYRCSQCDKGFNHSSSLSRHHKVHLEAKMYAQGDKDFPFDTHMKRGMHTGEKPYSCNHCEKSFNHSSSLSRHQRTHSDGKSYTCAHCGKRFNHPSSLARHQRVHLDDKGSYSAVATGKGFSHTTILKQTILESEKPYRCSQCGKGFNHSSSLSRHHRIHISKNEYQYGLSLPTSGSSHP; translated from the coding sequence ATGGCAGAGTCAGAGACTGACTGTGACACACCAGGTCTCGATACATTGGGATCTGAGTGTGTCATAGCCCATACGCAAGTTGGTGACTTGCATTATGGTGCAGAGACTGAGATTATGACTCAAGAGGACAAAAGGCTTGACCTGGAAGCCATTCATGGTGACTTGGGGGCAGTGGCCTGTGTGGATGTGGTAACAGAGACGGACCATGACTACATTAAATCTGAAATACACCATGATCATCATCAGTATTTTAGCAGTGCAGAAATGAAAACCGAGCATTTGCTTGGTGAGGTGCTGTTGAAGACTGAGATTGGTGGTGGAGAGCATATTGTGAAGGTGGAGTCAGACCATGGAGGGGAGCTTACAGTGGAGTCAGAAAATGGTGTTATCATCCATGAGGCCCATGGCCTGCAATGCAGTGAGTGTGGTGAGATTTTTGGCAGTATGGCTGATCTCCACGAACACTTTGAAATCCATAGAGACATTCACCCCTACATTTGCGTCCATTGTGGTGAGAGCTTTGCTATTGAAGCCAGCTTGAGAAGTCACATGAGGATTCACATGAAAGAGAAAAGTTATACCACTGGCCTTGAGATGGTTGGCAAAGGAGTCATTGATGCATTCAACTTGAAACCTCACCAGTTGATGCACTCTCCTGAAAAGCCACACAGATGTTCGGAGTGTGGTAAAAGTTTTGCAGCTGCCATTACTCTCCGAGAGCACATGAAGATGCATTCTGATGACAAACCCTACAAATGCACCCAATGCAGAAAAAGTTTTGTGCGCAGACGGCATCTTAAGAAGCATCAAGAGCTGCATGCTCGCGAGAAGCCGTTTACCTGCCCTCAGTGTGGTAAAGGCTTTGCAACGGCTTCCAATCTAAAACAGCACCAGAAAACCCATACTGGTGAGAAGCCACACAGATGCACCCAGTGTGGGAAGTGTTTCGCAGCTGCAACCACGTTGAGAGAACATCAGAGAATTCACTCTGGGGAGAAGCCCTACAAATGCAACCAGTGTAGGAAGAGCTTTGTCAGGAAACGCCACCTCAAGAAGCACCAGTTGGTCCATCAAGGTGGTAAGCCGTACCGATGCTCTCAATGCGACAAAGGTTTTAACCATTCCTCGTCCTTGTCAAGACACCACAAGGTTCACTTGGAGGCAAAGATGTATGCCCAGGGTGATAAAGATTTCCCATTTGATACACATATGAAGAGGGGAATGCATACAGGTGAAAAGCCATATAGCTGCAACCATTGTGAGAAGAGTTTCAATCACTCATCATCACTATCCAGACACCAGCGGACTCATTCTGATGGAAAGTCTTACACTTGTGCTCACTGTGGGAAGAGGTTCAATCATCCCTCCTCTCTTGCAAGACACCAACGAGTTCATTTGGACGATAAGGGCTCTTATAGTGCTGTTGCAACAGGAAAGGGGTTCTCCCACACTACCATCTTGAAACAGACAATCCTTGAAAGTGAAAAACCCTATAGGTGCTCTCAGTGCGGAAAGGGTTTCAATCATTCTTCTTCGCTATCTAGGCATCACAGAATTCATATTAGTAAAAATGAATATCAGTATGGTCTTTCTCTTCCCACAAGTGGTTCATCCCACCCTTGA